A single window of Apodemus sylvaticus chromosome 4, mApoSyl1.1, whole genome shotgun sequence DNA harbors:
- the C4H4orf3 gene encoding uncharacterized protein C4orf3 homolog, which produces MEVSKAAAGPDGVRERRRNQDEPPQSGMNGRPKHSYWLDLWLFILFDLVLFIFVYLLP; this is translated from the exons ATGGAGGTGAGCAAGGCGGCGGCCGGTCCTGACGGTGTCCGGGAGCGGAGAAGGAACCAAGATGAGCCACCTCAGTCCGGGATGAACGGGCGTCCGAAACACTCCTACTGGCTGGATCTCTGGCTCTTCATCCTTTTCGACCTGGTGTTGTTCATCTTCGTGTACCTCTTGCCCTG A